From Ficedula albicollis isolate OC2 chromosome 7, FicAlb1.5, whole genome shotgun sequence:
gcagcagctcctggagcagctggcactggccaggatgggcaggagcaggcagcagcagctcctggagcagctggcactggccaggatgggcaggagcaggcagcagcagctcctggagcagctggcactggccaggatgggcaggagcaggcagcagcagctcctggagcagctggcactggccaggatgggcaggagcaggcagcagcagctcctggagcagctggcactggccaggatgggcaggagcaggcagcagcagctcctggagcagctggcactggccaggatgggcaggagcaggcagcagcagctcctggagcagctggcactggccaggatgggcaggagcaggcagcagcagctcctggagcagctggcactggccaggatgggcaggagcaggcagcagcagctcctggagcagctggcactggccaggatgggcaggagcaggcagcagcagctcctggagcagctggcactggccaggatgggcaggagcaggcagcagcagctcctggagcagctggcactggccaggatgggcaggagcaggcagcagcagctcctggagcagctggcactggccaggatgggcaggagcaggcagcagcagctcctggagcagctggcactggccaggatgggcaggagcaggcagggagcagcccagggatgcacagagtCCTGTCCTTGGATGTAACACTCGCTCCAAGGGACCCCCGAGCTCCCGGCCAGTTTGGACAACCTGTTGCTGTCCCTGCTGATAAACaagaagaagcaaaaagcagatggaaagaaggaaacttTAATGTCTACCTCAGCGACCTGATCCCTGTGGACCGAGCCATCCCAGACACCAGGCCTGCCGGGTAAGGTCTGCTCCCCTTGCACAAACCCGTGCTGCCCCTGGGAATGGGCTCTGGGGAGGGTTACTGGGGGCACACCGAGCCCCCACCTCCGCCCTGCTAGCTGTCAGGTGGATTTTGCCTGTCCAGGTCAGAGCAGCCTGTTGTTAAACACAGAACTGTGTGAAGTTCGCAGGTTGTGATGACCCGCTGAGCCCAGCATGGGTGATGGGGCTGAGGGCTCTCTGTGCCTTGGAACGCTGCAGCTggtgtggcagctgcagctctgagcacccaGAATTCGAGGCTGGGGAGCCCCATCTTGAGCTGCCGTGCCAGGGTGGCTCGGCAGTGCTGGCTTGATGCTTGACCTTAAAGCTCTTTCTCAACCTAAGCCACTCTGTGGTtgtcacagctgcagggagggcaggcaaGGTGCCAGCTCAGGTGAGTGCCAGGTCCATCTCTTGCACTCAGCCCTTCCTACAAACTTCTCTGACCccctgggcaggtgagagaCCTGCCCCGTGCAGaccctcctgtgtccctgttCCACACTCACAGACAGGTCACCTGGGCTGGGGATTGTGCCATGGTTGCCCCCCACGCCACAGGACAGTGCAGGCATTCCCGTGGGGCTGGGGATTGTGCCATGGTTGTCCCCCACGCCACAGGGCAGTGCAGACATCCAGACAGTGCTTGCCGAGGGGAGATCCTGACCAGGAAgaatggagcagggaagggggacacagctggggctgtttgtgATGCCACCTGCAGAAGccacctgcacaggagcagagccttgGTGGcacacagccagctgtgctTGGGTCAGGACAGCAAAGCCgcggggctgcagagcaggaagcagCTCCGGGCAGTGACTCACCTGCCCGGGAGGAGCCGCTTTGCGGGCACAGGGAACACCTTGGCCAAACAGGGCGTGCACCTGgggatgggagctgctgccacggggcacagagctgccctgggcaccctgcTTCTGCCAGGAGCCTCTGCTAGGGCAGGGGCTGTTCGCAGCTCTTGCCAGccaacaattatttttttttttgcgtgCTCCAGTCTCTCCCAGTTTAGACTCCAGTTCCTGCTGTGATTCTTGCTGGAGTACTGCACTAGACCACTGAAATGTGGCCAATCCAAGCTCTCTGTGCACCGTGCTGGCTGCTTTTGGAGCTTTGCTGGCGGTGCTGGTGCTCAGGGcgctctgtccctgcagctggagggagggagagagccCTGAGGAGGAGGATTGTGCAGAGCCTGGATCAGgagtcctggggctgggagagtGAGGGAATagaaggctccagggagccctcagagccccttccagtgcaTGAGAGCGCTccaagagagaggaagagggactttggacaagggcctggagtgccaggacaaggagcagtgggttcccactgccagggggcagggatgggagggatgTTGCGGGGGAATTGATCCCTGCGAGAGTGgggaggctggcacagggtgcccagagaagctgtgactgccccatctctggaagtttgaggccaggctgggtgaggTTCTGAGCAATCTGGATTAGGGGAATGTGTCCCAATTGGAAGAAGATGGGCTTTAAGTTCCCTCCCGACCCAAACTGTTCCAGGATTCTATGGTGGAGGACAAAGGGGGCACGACCCAGTTCTGCTCACCAGCTGTCCAGCAAGGTGAGGCAGGACTGGATCCAAAATGGactttttggtgttttctgcCCACTGACCTCCCTGAGACAGAAAGACACATCTCAAGGTCTGTGACAGAGGAATTCTGGGGTGAATTTCACTGAGCCAGAGCACTTCACTACCTGTGAAGCCTCTCAATTTCCTTCAGAAGAGGTTCTGTCAGAAGCAAGTGAGCACATCGTGTCCCATGGGGCTGCCCATGAGAGGGGCTCTGTGTGTGGGGTCCCCCCTCACCTCTCTgtgcccctcccagccctgcagggctttCCCTCCGTATTTCACCTTGGGCATTCCCCTTCCCCTCGCGTTTTCCCAGAAGCACCGAGCCTGCAGGCTCTCAGGAGTGACTGCCATCACCTGTGAGCCCGTGTTGCTGTTGCaggtgctctgagcagcaggtCCACGACGACCTCCCGAGCACCAGCATCATCATGTGCTTTGTGGACGAGGTGTGGTCCACGCTGCTGCGCTCGGTGCACAGCGTCCTCGGCCGCTCTCCCCCGCACCTCGTCCAGGAGATCATCTTGGTGGATGACTTCAGCACCAAGGGtgggtgcagctcctgctgcctttatGAAACTAATATAGCTTGAGGGCGAAATGTGATTTGTTCTCTGTGATTCAATTCTAAGTAGGagagaaatcacattttctccttctgctgtaCTGAAGTGCATCCCTGGCCTGCACTGGGGCTGAGGGGGATCAGAGGacagggaaaattaaaataaaatgcagtatcacaaagaacaatcccaaccctgccagagtcagaatccaagctgacacccatcagtcagtcagggtgctggcagcagtgccattcaatggtggctgcatcctcctgcaggggcagatgtggctcagctggagcagggctcctggagaaggtgcagtttcctctgaagctccagggatgatgtggaagggtctggttttcctctgggatccagtggaaagaaggtgccttggtgtccaaaatgtcagtttttctctgggtaggaaaggcttggctcctcccctggctggagcatctcccatgggatgatgtaattttatcagtcatgccctgggactcagtggccatgaacaggagatatctcctggagggaggatgggctgtgggaagataaagatgattgcccagctggtttaacagatgggaTGGAACACAAACTTTTGGTAACAACTTGCTTTGCAAGCCAAGACatttccccactgctgctctccaggaaatGTGGTGTCTCAGATGGGCTCCAGAGCCCACATGAGGAGCCTCACCCCGTGCCCAGATGTTCACACCCCGTGCCCAGATGTTCacaccctgtccccaggtgttcACACCCCGCACCTGAGGGCCTGGCGTGCCTGGAGGCGCTCCAGGGAGATCTCTGTGGTTTTGCAGCTGTGGGAGGGTGGCAGTGGGTCAGCCaggtccccgtgtcccccctgCAGAGTacctgaaggagcagctggacacGTACATGTCTCGGTTCCCCAAGGTGAAGGTCCTGCACCTCCGGGAGCGGCACGGGCTGATCCGGGCCAGGCTGGCGGGAGCTGAGGTCGCCACAGGTGGgtcaggagctgtgctcagccccgGGCGTCCCTGAGCAGCGCTGCTTTGTGCCTCCCTGGTGGTCTCGGTGGAAGCTCCCGCTGTTGCTGTGTCAGGGTTAGGGGCTGGTGAGAGGACACAGTAACAGGCACTCTCTCACATGGTGCGAGAGGAGCGGTTCATTGAAGGAAGCCATGGCTTTAAATAAGACAgttcttcaaaaacaaaacacagttcattggtcagagaaagagacacctcttgtcccagCTTTCTCACGGATCCAGCAGGTGTCTATCctttgttataattctttctcttatgtttacagtagagaaagccctctagcctgggaaaaatcctagctggagctgagaaagtttcaCAGCCTGAGAAAAGgctcagaacctgagaaaaggCCTGGCTAAAATGTGCCCAGCCTTCATCAGTGTCCACACCTCCCAGTGCACCCAGGGTGTGTTCCTGCTGgcatctccagcccagctccacaccTGCCCAGCCGGGCTGTGTCAGCACTGAAATGGCCAtttctgcccagagctgccctgccaggcagggaaaCAACTCTCTTGGCCGTGGTGGGCAGCTCCGGGGAGCCAGGGAGGGTTGTGGCACAGTCAGCAGCACCCTGAGCCCACAGCCgcctggggagctgctcagcaggggctgggtgGAGTGCCCCAGGCCTGATCCTGCCCCACCTGTGCACAGGTGCTGTCCTGACCTTCCTGGACTCGCACGTGGAGTGCAACGTGGGGTGGCTGGAGCCGCTGCTGGACAGGATCCGCCTGCGCCGCACCAAGGTGGCCTGTCCTGTCATCGAGGTCATCAGCGACAAGGACATGaggtgggacagggatgggggcagACAGGGACGGGGGGGATGCAGCTCCTCTTGGGCAGTTCCACCATCCAGGCTGGTGTACTGAGCAAAACCTGCCTGGAAACATCCGCTGGTGGATCCATGATGGGCAGTGGGTCCATTACAGGCAGTGGATCCTTTACAGACAGGATCCATGATGGGCACTGGATCCATTACAGGCAGTGGATCCATGACAGGCGAGATCCATGATGGGCAGTGGATCCATGATGGGCAGTGGGTCCATTACAAGCAGTGGGTCCATGACTCCAGACCCCCTCACATCCCCCAGGGCACACAGAATATTGCCGTACACCAGAAATTCACATTAGCTGTGGATGTTTCCCATGTTTATCACACGCCTTTTCGCTTCTTCACAGCTTTTAGTACATGAAGAGGTTTCCTGATGAAATttgttaaaatgtttaattactTACAGATACTCATCTCCAGTCATTAGGGGTGACATTTCAATCAGGACTGTGTCTCAGAATTAGTCAGCCCCATCTTTCCTCTGTTTAGTTACATGACTGTGGACAACTTCCAGCGCGGGATTTTTACTTGGCCAATGAATTTTGGATGGAAGCAGATTCCCCAAGAGGTCATcgagaaaaataaaatcaaggagACTGATATAATaaggtaaaaacaaaaacaaaagtgtGAGAGCTTTGCAAACCCGCCTGTTCCTTTGGTAATAATTtagcagcacaggctgctttGAGGCCAGGTGTTGTTCTCTTGGCCGAGCCTTGTTCCTGTGCTGTCCAGGCCAGCTGAGGCTCAGGCAATCCCCCCTTCAGGCACGGGCACAGCCCACAAGCCTTTCTCCCCGCTGCTGGTGTGTCACAGGAGAACATCCCACtgccctccccttccctgccccgTGGCAGCTCTCAGGCCAGGTAAAGCCATCCCAGTCCCTCTGTGCCGCAGCCCCTGCgcctctctgtccccaggtgccccgTCATGGCAGGCGGCCTGTTCTCCATCGAGAAGAAGTATTTTTCTGAGTTGGGAATGTACGACCCGGGGCTGGATGTCTGGGGAGGGGAAAATATGGAGATTTCATTCAAGGTAGGTGGCTGTCACACACCCgcagccctgcctgggtgaGGGATGGGGCCCAGGCACAGCTCCGTGCTGGACACCCCATTCTCCGCGGGCGCTCTGCCCCTCCTGGCTCGCACAGAGCCGGCTCCCGCCTCGGGGGCTCGTGCCTGCAGCAGCGCCTCCGTCCCCAGGTCTGGATGTGCGGAGGAGAGATCGAGATCGTGCCGTGCTCCAGGGTTGGGCACATCTTCAGGAACGACAACCCCTACTCCTTCCCCAAGGACCGGGTGCGGACGGTGGAGAGGAACCTGGCGCGCGTGGCCGAGGTGTGGCTGGACGAGTACAAGGAGCTGTTCTACGGGCACGCGCCGCAGCTGCTGCGGGGTGGCGCGGCCGTGGGCGAGCTGGGCCCGCAGCGGGGGCTGCGCCGCAGGCTGCGCTGCAGAACCTTCCGCTGGTACCTGCGCAACGTCTACCCCGACCTGCCGGCGCCCCTGGCCAGAGCCAGCGGGCTGGTGCGTGCCCAACTTCACTGCTCCGGGGCGGTGCATGCTCGGGGTCTGTGGGTGCGGGGTCTGTGGGTGCATGCTCGGGGTCTGTGGGTGCAGGGTCTGTGGGTGCATGCTCGGGGTCTGTGGGTGCAGGGTCTGTGGGTGCATGCTCGGGGTCTGTGGGTGCAGGGTCTGTGGGTGCATGCTCGGGGTCTGTGGGTGCAGGGTCTGTGGGTGCATGCTCGGGGTCTGTGGGTGCAGGGTCTGTGGGTGCATGCTCGGGGTCTGTGGGTGCAGGGTCTGTGGGTGCATGCTCGGGGTCTGTGGGTGCAGGGTCTGTGTGGGGTCTGTAGGTGCAGGGTCTGTAGGTGCAGGGTCTGTGGGTGCAGGGTCTGTAGGTGCAGGGTCTGTGGGTGCAGGGTCGGGGTCTGTGGTCTGTAGGTGCAGGGTCTGTGGGTGCAGGGTCTGTGGGTGCAGATTCTGTAGGTGCAGAGTCTGTAGGTGCAGGGTCTGTAGGTGCATGGTCGGGGTCTGTGGGTGCAAGGTCTGTGGGTGCATGGTTGGGGTCTGTGGGTGCAGGGTCTGTGGGTGCATGCTCGGGGTCTGTGGGTGCAAGGTCTGTGGGTGCATGGTTGGGGTCTGTGGGTGCAGGTTCTGTAGGTGCAGGGTCTGTGGGTGCAGGTTCTGTAGGTGCAGGGTCTGTGGGTGCATGGTCGGGGTCTGTGGGTGCAGGCACTTTAGGGTCAGGCTCTGTGGGGTTGGGCTCTGTAGATGCAGGATCTGTCGGCCCAGGATCTGTAGATGCAGGGTCTGTAGGATCGGGCTCTGTAGGGCTGGACTCTGTAGGTCAGGCTCAGTAGGTCCGGCTCTGTAGGTGCAGGGTCTGTAGGACCAGGCTCTGTAGGGCTCTGTGGGGTCGGGCTCCGTAGATGCAGGATCTGTCGGCCCAGGATCTGTAGATGCAGGGTCTGTAGGATCGGGCTCTGTAGGGCTGGACTCTGTAGGTCAGGCTCAGTAGGTCCGGCTCTGTAGGTGCAGGGTCTGTAGGACCAGGCTCTGTAGGATTGGGCTCCGTAGGTCAGGCTCAGTAGGGCCGGCTGTGTAGGATCAGGCTCTGTAGGGCCAGGCTCCGTAGGTCAGGCTCAGTAAGGCTGGCTCTGTAGGGCCAGGCTCTGTAGGTCAGGCTCTGTAGGATCGGGTTCTGTACATCCAGCTTAGTAAGGCCGGCTCTGTAGGGTCCATCTCTGTAGGTCCGGCTCAGTAAGGCCGGCTCTGTAGGGTCCAGCTCTGTAGGTCCGGCTCAGTAAGGCCGGCTCTGTAGGGTCCAGCTCTGTAGGGTCCATCTCTGTCGGTCCGGCTCAGTAAGGCCGGCTCTGTAGGGTCCAGCTCTGTAGGTCCGGCTCAGTAAGGCCGGCTctgtagggggggggggggggggggggggggggggggggggggggggggggggggggggggggggggggggggggggggggggggggggggggggggggggggggggggggggggggggggggggggggggggggggggggggggggggggggggggggggggggggggggggggggggggggggggggggggggggggggggggggggggggggggggggggggggggggggggggggggggggggggggggggggggggggggggggggggggggggggggggggggggggggggggggggggggggggggggggggggggggggggggggggggggggggggggggggggggggggggggggggggggggggggggggggggggggggggggggggggggggggggggggggggggggggggggggggggggggggggggggggggggggggggggggggggggggggggggggggggggggggggggggggggggggggggggggggggggggggggggggggggggggggggggggggggggggggggggggggggggggggggggggggggggggggggggggggggggggggggggggggggggggggggggggggggggggggggggggggggggggggggggggggggggggggggggggggggggggggggggggggggggggggggggggggggggggggggggggggggggggggggggggggggggggggggggggggggggggggggggggggggggggggggggggggggggggggggggggggggggggggggggggggggggggggggggggggggggggggggggggggggggggggggggggggggggggggggggggggggggggggggggggggggggggggggggggggggggggggggggggggggggggggggggggggggggggggggggggggggggggggggggggggggggggggggggggggggggggggggggggggggggggggggggggggggggggggctctgtAGGGTCCAGCTCTGTAGGTCCGGCTCAGTAAGGCCGGCTCTGTAGGTCCGGCTCAGTAAGGCCGGCTCTGTCGCACTCTCCGCCGCCAGCAGGGCGCAGCAGCCGCTCGCGTTCCGGGCTGCGGGGCCGCGGGCGGGACCGGCAGCGCTCCGGGCACCGAACCCGCGCCTCGCCGGGGGCAGCGGGCACAAAACACTTGAAAGTCCTTTTGGATTCAGCGCTGCCTCCACAAGCCCCTTGCTTGGCACCTGGTGAGAGAAACCGGCTCCCCTTCTTCTCCACCACAGAATTCCCGAATGCTTTAGGCGGAAAGGGGCCTTGAAGCTCAGCTtattccatcccctgccatgggctgggacacctttcACTTTCCCGTTCCCGGGAATTTATAGCTAAATCCGCATTTCGTTGCTGTTTCCCAGCTCGTTAACGAGGCCCTGGCAGGGTGCATCGCTGTGGAAGGCACCACCCTGGCTTTTGAGGAGTGCGATGTTAACAGCACGGTAAGGACAGCCCGCACACAGCCGGCGGTGTCACACTGCccgtggggctgggagctcctgtGCCTGCCCGTGGGGACCTGTCCCCCCTCCGGAGTGACCTGTCCCATCTCCTGTCTCCTCCCCGTGGTGACCTGTCCCCTCTCCGGAGTGACCTGTCCcatctcctgtcccctccccgtgGTGACCTGTCCCCTCTCCGGAGTGACCTGTCCcatctcctgtcccctccccgtgGTGACCTGTCCCCTCTCCGGAGTGACCTGTCCcatctcctgtcccctccccgtgGTGACCTGTCCCCTCTCCGGAGTGACCTGTCCcatctcctgtcccctccccgtgGTGACCTGTCCCCTCTCCGGAGTGACCTGTCCcatctcctgtcccctccccgtgGTGACCTGTCCCCTCTCCGGAGTGACCTGTCCcatctcctgtcccctccccgtgGTGACCTGTCCCCTCTCCGGAGTGACCTGTCCcatctcctgtcccctccccgtgGTGACCTGTCCCCTCTCCGGAGTGACCTGTCCcatctcctgtcccctccccgtgGTGACCTGTCCCCTCTCCGGAGTGACCTGTCCcatctcctgtcccctccccgtgGTGACCTGTCCCCTCTCCGGAGTGACCTGTCCcatctcctgtcccctccccgtgGTGACCTGTCCCCTCTCCGGAGTGACCTGTCCcatctcctgtcccctccccgtgGTGACCTGTCCCCTCTCCGGAGTgacctgtcccctctcctgtcccctccccgtgGTGACCTGTCCCCTCCCGGCCCCAACTCAGCCCTTCCCACCGGGGAGACgggcaggcagtgcctgggagcagcaaggGGCCGGGACTGCCCGCTGGCACAGTGTCAGAAACAGCAAATTCAGCTGCTCCGGAAAGCTGGATGAGAACAGGAACATTGAAATAGCAGCCTGAGGTTTGTGTGCGGGTGCCGAGCATCCAGCTGTACCTTAGAGTCCTTCCAGGAGGGCCAGAGGGGACCCAGAGTGACAGGACACGGGGagtggctcccagtgcccagggcagggctgggtgggattttgggaagggaaattCCCCGGGAGGGTGGggaagccagagcagctgtggggccTGACGGGGCCGTGtcccttcctgctctctccccacagcaccagcagttCAACTACACCTGGCTGAGGCTGGTGCAGCAcggggagctgtgcctggcccCGGCCGGAGTCCTGGGAGCCGTGGGGCTGCGCCGCTGCCAGGCCGGGAGCCGCAGCCTGGGCTGGCTACACGGGGCACTGGCCACTGGCCACCCCGGACTGGTGAGtgatgctgcagccctgccctgccaggggggtCACAGCGCTGGGGGGCACTGACGGGGGCACAGGGGCACCCCACCCTCTGCTTTGAGACCTGTGGGTTCCTGTCCTCACATTCCCCTCTGTGTCCGTCCCAgtgctgaggggacactgggggacatgCCAGCCACTGCTGCGGCCAGGGGTGTGTCCATCCCAGCGGTGATAATCCatcaggggacactgggggacatgCCAGGGCAGGGGCCGCAGCCTGGGCTGGCTACACGGGTCACTGGCCACTGGCCACCCCGGACTGGTGAGtgatgctgcagccctgccctgccaggggggtCACAGCGCTGGGGGGCACTGACGGGGGCACAGGGGCACCCCACCCTCTGCTTTGAGACCTGTGGGTTCCTGTCCTCACATTCCCCTCTGTGTCCGTCCCAgtgctgaggggacactgggggacatgccagccactgctgcagcagcaacaaaacagCCTGGTTTTACACAGAAACCATCAATAACACTTAGAGGGAGATGAGTCACGATCGACTGGCTCTCAGCTCACAGGGGTTTTTAAAGACAGCGTTTATGGGAAGGAGAAGAATGGATACTTAAACT
This genomic window contains:
- the GALNT5 gene encoding polypeptide N-acetylgalactosaminyltransferase 5, with product GAAGTGQDGQEQAGSSPGMHRVLSLDVTLAPRDPRAPGQFGQPVAVPADKQEEAKSRWKEGNFNVYLSDLIPVDRAIPDTRPAGCSEQQVHDDLPSTSIIMCFVDEVWSTLLRSVHSVLGRSPPHLVQEIILVDDFSTKEYLKEQLDTYMSRFPKVKVLHLRERHGLIRARLAGAEVATGAVLTFLDSHVECNVGWLEPLLDRIRLRRTKVACPVIEVISDKDMSYMTVDNFQRGIFTWPMNFGWKQIPQEVIEKNKIKETDIIRCPVMAGGLFSIEKKYFSELGMYDPGLDVWGGENMEISFKVWMCGGEIEIVPCSRVGHIFRNDNPYSFPKDRVRTVERNLARVAEVWLDEYKELFYGHAPQLLRGGAAVGELGPQRGLRRRLRCRTFRWYLRNVYPDLPAPLARASGLLVNEALAGCIAVEGTTLAFEECDVNSTHQQFNYTWLRLVQHGELCLAPAGVLGAVGLRRCQAGSRSLGWLHGALATGHPGLVSDAAALPCQGGHSAGGH